Proteins from a genomic interval of Crassostrea angulata isolate pt1a10 chromosome 7, ASM2561291v2, whole genome shotgun sequence:
- the LOC128155388 gene encoding delta(14)-sterol reductase TM7SF2-like, whose protein sequence is MPSQDERKRFEMGGPAGAAALSLFFIVLTYLNAEKNVSGEWDLFQMHKINWDIRQWVSLSSLLGLLAWFGIQLVLYSLPIGKSAYGPVLKEGRKLEYQLNALFALDVNLLGLIVAFFLGFPINVVINSMLQLLTAGILTCLVLSSVLYHLADYIEDWRLNPRGNTGHSFYDWFIGRELNPRLGSLDLKYVMFRSGIIGWMLMNFASLILAFSEGKNEVPSNLVLLVITQLFYVIDYFWFEEGILVSRDIVHEGLGFNISMQFLMIPFTFCTQTRYVATTGYTSSWITLLGIFIIYGTGYWIYRASNLEKNKFRQNPDDPALAYLKTMPTESGKRLLITGWWGLCRHPNYLGDLLISLSYALCTGFQHFMPYLGFLFLVMLLIDRENRDSEGCREKYGKDWDKYCQIVKYKIIPFIY, encoded by the exons ATGCCATCTCAAG ATGAGAGGAAGCGCTTTGAAATGGGGGGTCCGGCGGGGGCAGCGGCCCTGTCTCTCTTCTTCATCGTTCTGACCTACCTCAATGCAGAGAAAAATGTCTCT ggTGAATGGGATCTCTTCCAAATGCATAAAATAAACTGGGACATTCGTCAGTGGGTTAGTCTGTCAAGTTTACTAGGCCTGTTGGCTTGGTTTGGTATACAGCTTGTGCTGTATAGTTTACCAATTGGAAAATCAGCTTATGGACCTGTGCTAAAAGAGGGCCGTAAACTAGAGTATCAACTAAATG CTTTATTTGCATTGGACGTAAACCTATTAGGTCTCATTGTCGCTTTCTTTCTTGGTTTTCCAATCAACGTGGTCATAAATAGTATGCTGCAGCTACTGACAGCTGGGATTCTAACCTGTTTGGTACTGAGCAGTGTATTGTACCACTTGGCCGACTATATTGAGGATTGGAGACTAAATCCAAGAGGGAACACAG GCCATTCATTTTACGACTGGTTCATCGGTAGGGAGTTGAATCCTCGTCTTGGTTCTCTGGATTTGAAGTACGTAATGTTTCGGAGCGGCATAATTGGATGGATGCTGATGAACTTTGCCAGTTTAATCCTAGCGTTTTCTGAGGGCAAAAACGAAGTTCCATCCAACTTGGTTCTTTTGGTAATCACACAGCTATTTTACGTCATAGACTACTTTTGGTTTGAAGAGGGAATACTCGTGTCACGTGATATTGTACATGAAGGTCTTGGGTTCAACATTAGCATGCAGTTTCTCATGATTCCTTTCACATTTTGCACACAAACTAGATACGTGGCCACAACTGGGTACACGTCATCTTGGATTACGCTTCTGGGAATATTCAtcatttatg GAACTGGATACTGGATTTACAGAGCCAGTAATTTGGAGAAAAACAAATTCAGACAGAATCCAGACGATCCAGCATTAGCAT ACTTAAAAACTATGCCGACAGAATCAGGAAAGCGGCTGCTGATAACCGGATGGTGGGGGTTGTGCAGACATCCTAATTATCTGGGCGATCTCTTAATTTCTCTGAGTTATGCTTTATGTACAG GTTTTCAGCACTTCATGCCGTATTTGGGATTTCTGTTCCTTGTGATGCTGCTGATTGACAGAGAGAACCGGGATAGCGAGGGATGCCGGGAAAAATACGGCAAGGATTGGGACAAATATTGTCAGattgtcaaatataaaatcataccCTTCATTTACTGA
- the LOC128155333 gene encoding E3 ubiquitin-protein ligase XIAP-like encodes MEQTTPKDGYNCLAAELPLYYAECAKYPEMNVPDKMKYEIIRYSSFSDFKRNCPISLMKLSRAGFYYDGSSDSVTCYQCNYAYTDIQSSDDPMEIHYKNSPNCNFVKGNYDSSHLATSVVREESHSPAVLRNTYGGQSDITESIINQRQHNSIENSALIQNQRNGQGSIEEKNRPSSSSINSTTQASGQNVCKGRPKITRKAIFEDLGICIEKPKHPKYAILTNRLTSFNSWPTPGIVSGEKLSKAGFFYDGSKDQVHCFFCGGGFKDWEEDVDPWIEHARWFPSCSFVKQCKGGKFIQKVQAKEQGRETLKEEHYNSAAFQSVMEMGFSKEEIRKVYEKSLYKGSCISADQLLELLWGTSNINNKHYEKDSNPESDQNKEREDIETREKFDYCNEQGYEALVLEHQMLLEQSLCKVCKDDNATTVFLPCGHMCTCVDCAPAMVKCPICQTFVKGTVKAILS; translated from the exons ATGGAGCAGACGACTCCTAAGGACGGATACAACTGCCTAGCAGCCGAACTTCCTCTCTACTATGCAGAATGTGCCAAATATCCAGAAATGAACGTTCCTGATAAAATGAAGTACGAGATCATCAGATATTCTTCTTTCAGTgactttaaaagaaattgtcctATCTCACTCATGAAGCTTTCAAGAGCTGGATTTTACTATGATGGAAGCTCAGATTCTGTGACATGTTACCAATGTAACTACGCTTATACTGATATTCAGTCAAGTGATGATCCGATGGAAATCCATTATAAAAATTCACCAAATTGTAATTTTGTAAAAGGAAATTACGATTCAAGCCATTTAGCAACAAGTGTTGTCAGAGAAGAAAGTCATAGTCCAGCAGTTCTAAGGAATACTTATGGTGGACAGTCGGATATCACTGAATCAATCATTAATCAGAGACAACATAATTCCATTGAAaatagtgcattaatacaaaacCAACGAAATGGTCAAGGGTCTATTGAGGAAAAGAACAGACCTTCTTCCTCAAGTATTAACTCAACAACACAGGCGTCTGGTCAAAATGTGTGTAAAGGTCGACCGAAAATAACAAGGAAGGCAATATTTGAGGACCTTGGAATATGCATTGAAAAACCTAAGCACCCAAAGTATGCAATACTAACCAACAGGTTGACTTCCTTCAATTCATGGCCAACACCAGGCATTGTCAGTGGAGAGAAATTGTCCAAAGCTGGATTTTTCTACGATG GTTCAAAAGATCAAGTTCATTGCTTTTTCTGTGGTGGAGGATTTAAGGATTGGGAAGAAGACGTAGATCCTTGGATTGAGCATGCGCGCTGGTTCCCTAGCTGCTCATTTGTTAAACAGTGCAAAGGAGgcaaatttattcaaaaagtCCAAGCGAAGGAACAAGGGAGAGAG acaCTAAAGGAGGAACATTATAATTCTGCAGCATTTCAAAGTGTCATGGAGATGGGATTCTCAAAAGaagaaatcagaaaggtttatGAAAAAAGTCTTTATAAAG GAAGCTGTATTTCTGCTGATCAGCTGCTTGAATTGTTGTGGGGGACAAGCAATATAAACAATAAGCATTATGAAAAAGACTCGAATCCAGAAAGTGACCAAAACAAGGAAAGGGAAGACATCGAAACAAGAGAAAAATTCGACTACTGTAACGAGCAGG GTTACGAAGCTCTAGTTTTAGAACACCAGATGCTATTAGAACAGTCATTATGCAAAGTCTGCAAAGATGATAATGCAACCACCGTGTTTTTGCCTTGTGGTCATATGTGTACGTGCGTGGACTGTGCACCAGCCATGGTAAAGTGTCCAATATGTCAGACATTCGTGAAAGGAACTGTGAAAGCCATTTTAAGTTAA